The region TCGCAAAGCAGCTGGCGCTTCTGTTCTTTGACAATGCCGAATTGCGGGGGATGGCGCGTGCGGCGGCCGAAACGGCGGAAGCGCTCGGCGGCGCTTCAAACCGCATCATCATCGCGCTCAAGCCCTATCTCGCCCAGGCGATGATCGCGGCGACGGACGCCGAGGGTTAACGCCGCTGTCTGGAAGAGGGGATCAAGTCGCCTTCGGCTTGATGCCGAGCCTTTGCAACTTGGCCTCGGGACTGGCATAGGGCTCCTGCAAATCGACATTCCAGTAGCGCAGATCCTCAAGCTTGATCGGGACCCCGGTGGCGGCGCAGCGGACAAAGCTGCCAGGACGCAAGACCCGGAATTCGCCGTCCAGATATTCGATTTCGGCTTCTCCCGCCGAAAGAGGGCGGCGTTCAAAACGGTTCATGGAAATTAGGCTCAATTCGAACAGATTCGGAAATAAGGTAAAGGAGATTTATCGAATTATCTACCTTTTCCCTGAAGAATCCAGTGTTGCCGCCCTTTATGCCTCAGCTAAACAGGGGCGGAGGTAAGTTCAAATGCGCGAATTTTTGAACCGGGGCGTTCGCTTGGCCTTTATCGACGAACCCCCGGCACTGGACGATCGCGGGGAGCCGATCCTTCTCATTCATGGCTTCGCTTCGTCGCACGCGGTGAACTGGGTCTTTCCGCAATGGGTAAAAACCTTGACCGGGGCAGGGCGCCGGGTCATCGCATTCGACAATCGGGGGCATGGACGCAGCGAAAAACTGTACGATCCGGCCGACTATACCATGCAAAAAATGGCGGAAGACGCCCGCGCACTTCTCGATCATCTCCATATCGAGGCCGCCGATGTGATGGGCTATTCGATGGGCGCCCGGATCGCCGCCTTTCTTGCCAAGGCGCACGCCCACCGCCTGCGGTCCTTGATCCTCGGCGGTCTTGGCTATCATCTGGTGGATCGCGGCGCGCTTCCCTTGAATATCCTGGAAGCCATGGAAGCCCCTTCGCTCGACGGACTGACAGATCCCATGCAGCGGCTGTTCCGCGGCTTCGCCGAGGCGACCAAAAGCGATCTCAAGGCGCTCGCCGCATGCGTACGCGGGGGCCGTCAAATGATGAACGAGAAGGAGATCGGGGAACTCACGCTCCCTGTCCTGATTGCCGCTGGGACCAAGGACGAGGTCGCGGGTGATTCTCATAAGCTTGCCGCCTTGTTCCGGGCGGCGCGAGTTGTGGATATTCCGGGCCGCGATCATAACAGGGCAGTTGGCGACAAAGTCTATAAAGAAAGCGTACTTTATTTTCTTGAACAACGCCCCTGATCTTCTTGATATCCGCTGCCTATCTATTTGCTACGCCCTGCGAAACATGGCTCGCGACTTTGTTCGTGCCAATCAAGGTCCGTGCGTGCTAAGGACGGACGATTGGGTTTTTGACGAACGCGATCGCAAGGGCGAAGCTTGCTGGGAGGCATGTCATGGTTTCCGCGACAGGGACGGCAAAGGTCCTGACGCTTGCCCGCACCGACCCGGTGTTCGCGCGGCTGCGTGGGGAAGCGGAGGAGGCCGTCCGCAAGGAGCCCGACATCGCCGGCTTTATGTTTTCGGCGATCCTCAACCACGACTCCCTGGAAGCAGCGATTGTCCACCGGCTCACCGCGCGGCTTGGCCACAGCGTATTTCCAAGCGATCTGATCGAACATGCTTATATCGAAGCGATCGCCGCCGATCCGTCGATCCCGGAAGCCTTTCGCGCCGATATCGCGGCGGTGGTTGATCGCGACCCCGCCTGCATGCGGCTAATCGAGCCTGTGCTTTATTTCAAGGGCTTCCATGCCATTGAAACGCATCGGTTGGCGCACGCCCTGTGGAACGCCGGACGCCAGGATTTTGCGCTCTATCTGCAAAGCCGCTCATCCGAAGTGTTCCAGACCGACATTCATCCGGCGGCCCGGATCGGC is a window of Methylocapsa sp. D3K7 DNA encoding:
- a CDS encoding DUF2093 domain-containing protein, with the translated sequence MNRFERRPLSAGEAEIEYLDGEFRVLRPGSFVRCAATGVPIKLEDLRYWNVDLQEPYASPEAKLQRLGIKPKAT
- a CDS encoding alpha/beta hydrolase translates to MREFLNRGVRLAFIDEPPALDDRGEPILLIHGFASSHAVNWVFPQWVKTLTGAGRRVIAFDNRGHGRSEKLYDPADYTMQKMAEDARALLDHLHIEAADVMGYSMGARIAAFLAKAHAHRLRSLILGGLGYHLVDRGALPLNILEAMEAPSLDGLTDPMQRLFRGFAEATKSDLKALAACVRGGRQMMNEKEIGELTLPVLIAAGTKDEVAGDSHKLAALFRAARVVDIPGRDHNRAVGDKVYKESVLYFLEQRP
- the cysE gene encoding serine O-acetyltransferase; protein product: MVSATGTAKVLTLARTDPVFARLRGEAEEAVRKEPDIAGFMFSAILNHDSLEAAIVHRLTARLGHSVFPSDLIEHAYIEAIAADPSIPEAFRADIAAVVDRDPACMRLIEPVLYFKGFHAIETHRLAHALWNAGRQDFALYLQSRSSEVFQTDIHPAARIGKGIFLDHATGLVVGATATIGDNVSMLQDVTLGGTGKERGDRHPKIKHGVLIGAGAKILGNIEIGRCSRVAAGSVVLHAVPDNKTVAGVPARIVGDAGCAEPSRSMDQILALEPAGE